One window of the Parasphingopyxis algicola genome contains the following:
- a CDS encoding winged helix-turn-helix domain-containing protein, which yields MALTISNREARRLWLDAQGLSATPTGPLDVMAIIRDLGFVQLDTIRAVARAHHHILWSRNQNYREPMLWQLLADERAVFEHFTHDASVLPMEYYPYWRRQFGRLEQKIRRWESTRSMPDAEGRAAIKARIAAEGPLSTHAFDTKAPEKAMWVRPPHKIALDYMWFRGELATAHRENFTKFYDLSERVIPDRLREAEVADAAQIDWLCRFALDRLAFGSEGEIMRFWDAAALPEVKAWRSANARDLVAVELQSADGGTIKAFAPPDIEQRLANLRAPTSLLRILSPFDPAVRDRKRLARLFGFDFRIEIFVPAAQRKWGYYVMPLLEGDRFVGRIEAKADRKKGVLSVHNVWPEPGVKWGPARRDRLDAELDRLGRFVGCRTVAREEGARDE from the coding sequence ATGGCGCTGACCATTTCCAATCGCGAGGCACGCAGGCTCTGGCTCGACGCCCAGGGCCTGTCGGCGACGCCGACCGGGCCGCTCGACGTCATGGCGATCATTCGCGATCTCGGCTTCGTCCAGCTCGACACGATCCGCGCCGTCGCCCGCGCGCACCACCATATCCTCTGGTCGCGCAACCAGAATTATCGCGAGCCGATGCTGTGGCAGCTGCTGGCCGACGAGCGAGCGGTGTTCGAACATTTCACGCATGACGCCTCGGTATTGCCGATGGAATATTATCCCTATTGGCGGCGGCAGTTCGGGCGGCTCGAACAGAAGATCCGTCGCTGGGAAAGCACCCGGTCCATGCCGGATGCCGAGGGCCGGGCGGCGATCAAGGCGCGGATTGCAGCGGAAGGCCCGCTCTCCACCCATGCCTTCGACACCAAGGCGCCGGAAAAGGCGATGTGGGTGCGCCCGCCGCACAAGATCGCGCTCGACTATATGTGGTTTCGCGGCGAGCTGGCGACCGCGCATCGCGAGAATTTCACGAAATTCTATGACCTCAGCGAACGCGTGATCCCCGACCGTCTGCGCGAGGCGGAGGTGGCCGACGCGGCGCAGATCGACTGGCTGTGCCGGTTCGCGCTCGACCGGCTGGCCTTCGGCAGCGAGGGCGAGATCATGCGCTTCTGGGACGCGGCGGCGCTCCCCGAGGTCAAGGCCTGGCGTAGTGCGAATGCGCGCGATCTGGTTGCGGTCGAACTGCAATCCGCCGATGGCGGAACGATCAAGGCCTTCGCGCCTCCCGACATCGAACAGCGGCTCGCCAACCTGCGCGCGCCGACGTCCCTCCTGCGCATTCTCAGTCCCTTCGATCCCGCCGTGCGAGACCGGAAGCGGCTGGCGCGCCTGTTCGGCTTCGATTTCCGGATCGAGATTTTCGTCCCCGCGGCGCAACGCAAATGGGGCTATTATGTCATGCCGCTGCTCGAGGGCGACCGGTTCGTCGGGCGGATCGAGGCCAAGGCGGACCGGAAAAAGGGGGTGCTGAGCGTCCACAATGTCTGGCCCGAACCCGGCGTCAAATGGGGGCCGGCGCGGCGGGACAGGCTCGACGCCGAACTTGACCGGCTGGGCCGGTTCGTCGGATGCCGAACGGTGGCTCGGGAGGAGGGCGCACGCGATGAGTGA
- a CDS encoding GNAT family N-acetyltransferase: protein MSEMDIELPEGLRRAGPADWRTIGAITGDAFQDDPVSGWIFGSKRAMPAIFGRQARHLYLPRGVCHLAGDRGATMWLLPGARKAASPLATLDIGFQMTRLAGLAAVRRGMAAEAEMTRKRPKEPHAYLFTIGVRSSARGTGLGHALLAPMLAACDRAGLPAYLENSNPRNHGFYAGHGFEHREHFEPAPGAPPLEAMWREPR, encoded by the coding sequence ATGAGTGAAATGGATATCGAACTTCCCGAAGGCCTGCGCCGGGCCGGTCCGGCCGACTGGCGGACCATCGGCGCGATCACCGGCGACGCGTTCCAGGACGATCCCGTGTCGGGCTGGATCTTCGGCAGCAAGCGCGCCATGCCCGCGATATTCGGCCGCCAGGCGCGGCACCTCTATCTGCCGCGCGGCGTTTGCCATCTGGCCGGGGACCGCGGCGCGACGATGTGGCTGCTGCCGGGCGCGCGCAAGGCCGCATCGCCGCTCGCCACTCTCGATATCGGTTTCCAGATGACGCGGCTTGCCGGGCTCGCCGCGGTGCGGCGCGGCATGGCCGCCGAAGCGGAGATGACCCGCAAGCGCCCGAAAGAGCCGCACGCCTATCTCTTTACGATCGGCGTCCGGTCTTCCGCGCGGGGAACCGGCCTCGGGCACGCCTTGCTCGCGCCGATGCTCGCCGCCTGCGACCGGGCCGGACTGCCTGCCTATCTGGAGAATTCCAACCCGCGCAATCACGGCTTCTATGCCGGTCACGGGTTCGAGCACAGGGAGCATTTCGAACCCGCTCCCGGCGCCCCGCCGCTCGAGGCGATGTGGCGGGAACCGCGCTGA
- a CDS encoding WS/DGAT/MGAT family O-acyltransferase — MQQLSPMDAAFVYMETPSTPMHIGSLAIYDPSTSPNGKLRFKEVLGFIESRLDGAWAFRRRLVRVPFDLDHPYWIEDPEFDLEYHVRHIALPEPGDWRQLCILAARLHGRALDLTKPLWEFTVIEGLDNIEGLPEGCIAILSKVHHAAIDGMSGVEITTAVHDVTPDLPDREFDMDWKPDNKPADAELLVRAQINAVRQPFKMADIVARSIPGLAKASAGLLTRDLKLPTSGTAPNTLFNQTVSSHRVFDGVRFDLDEIKAIKAGVEGATVNDVVLSIFGGGLRKYLISKNDLPKDEMTAMAPISVRADDQKADLGNQVSAMIVGLGTHIEDAVERLEHVHDAAQKSKELTKAVGARNLSRMSGMTPGALMGLGARLYARAGLANAHSPAYNCVVTNVPGPPMDIYFAGAKLIEQFGVGPIFDGMGLINIVYSSGGTLTLSFTADRDAVSDPENYAAALRETFEELKAALVKPKPAKKKTAKKPAKKKEKAD; from the coding sequence ATGCAGCAACTCAGCCCGATGGACGCGGCGTTCGTCTATATGGAAACGCCGTCCACGCCGATGCATATCGGGTCACTGGCGATCTACGATCCGTCGACATCGCCCAACGGCAAGCTGCGCTTCAAGGAGGTGTTGGGCTTTATCGAGAGCCGCCTCGACGGCGCCTGGGCGTTCCGGCGGCGGCTGGTCCGCGTGCCCTTCGATCTCGATCATCCCTACTGGATCGAGGATCCCGAATTCGATCTCGAATATCATGTCCGCCATATCGCGCTCCCCGAACCGGGCGACTGGCGGCAACTCTGCATCCTCGCCGCGCGGCTGCATGGCCGTGCGCTCGATCTCACCAAGCCGCTCTGGGAATTCACGGTGATCGAGGGGCTCGACAATATCGAAGGGCTGCCCGAGGGCTGTATCGCGATCCTCTCCAAGGTCCATCATGCCGCGATCGACGGCATGTCCGGCGTCGAGATCACGACCGCCGTGCACGACGTCACGCCCGACCTGCCCGATCGCGAATTCGATATGGACTGGAAGCCCGACAACAAACCCGCCGATGCCGAGCTGCTCGTGCGTGCGCAGATCAACGCCGTGCGGCAGCCGTTCAAGATGGCCGATATCGTCGCGCGGAGCATTCCCGGCCTCGCCAAGGCGAGCGCGGGCCTCCTGACCCGCGATCTCAAGCTGCCGACGTCCGGCACCGCGCCCAACACGCTGTTCAACCAGACCGTCTCCTCGCACCGCGTGTTCGACGGCGTCCGCTTCGATCTCGACGAGATCAAGGCGATCAAGGCCGGGGTCGAGGGCGCGACCGTCAATGATGTCGTGCTGTCCATATTCGGCGGCGGTCTGCGCAAATATCTGATCTCGAAAAACGACCTGCCGAAGGACGAAATGACGGCAATGGCGCCGATTTCGGTGCGCGCCGACGACCAGAAGGCCGATCTCGGCAATCAGGTCTCGGCGATGATCGTCGGTCTCGGGACGCATATCGAGGATGCGGTCGAGCGGCTCGAACATGTCCATGATGCCGCGCAGAAATCGAAAGAGCTGACCAAAGCGGTCGGGGCGCGCAACCTTTCGCGGATGAGCGGGATGACGCCGGGGGCGCTGATGGGGCTCGGGGCCCGGCTCTATGCGCGGGCCGGCCTCGCAAATGCCCATTCACCGGCCTATAACTGTGTCGTCACCAATGTACCCGGTCCGCCGATGGATATCTATTTCGCCGGCGCGAAGCTGATCGAACAGTTCGGCGTCGGGCCGATTTTCGACGGCATGGGCCTGATCAACATCGTCTACAGTTCGGGCGGGACGCTGACCCTGTCCTTCACCGCCGATCGCGATGCGGTCAGCGATCCGGAAAACTATGCGGCGGCGCTGCGCGAGACCTTCGAGGAACTGAAGGCTGCGCTCGTCAAGCCCAAACCCGCCAAGAAGAAGACCGCGAAAAAGCCGGCGAAGAAGAAGGAAAAGGCCGACTAG
- a CDS encoding esterase/lipase family protein, with the protein MATAAPAMDPSAVSRPSRLLAFSELHRAMFEMAALPLSSPLLYSAPRGDGHPVMVLPGFMASGRSTRIMRRYLDRLGYDTYCWDLGRNLGPRAIGVEGEHLIDKLHSIHEETGQKVSLVGWSLGGSMSRQLSERVPDKIRQVVTLGSPLRGRAQSTTVWRVYEAATGERVSSDKVREQMAEIAAPPTVPTTAVYTRADGVVPWQNCQVTESHHSENVEVYGSHCGLGVNGTVLYLVANRLAQSEGEWSPFEASGIQSAIFPSRS; encoded by the coding sequence TTGGCAACAGCAGCACCGGCAATGGATCCGTCCGCGGTATCCCGCCCCTCACGCCTTCTGGCCTTTTCGGAACTGCACCGGGCGATGTTCGAGATGGCGGCGCTGCCGCTCTCCTCGCCGCTCCTCTACTCGGCGCCGCGTGGCGACGGGCATCCGGTCATGGTGCTGCCCGGCTTCATGGCGAGCGGCCGCTCGACGCGGATCATGCGGCGCTATCTCGATCGGCTCGGCTACGACACCTATTGCTGGGACCTGGGCCGCAATCTCGGCCCGCGGGCGATCGGTGTGGAAGGCGAGCATCTGATCGACAAACTGCACAGTATTCACGAGGAGACCGGCCAGAAGGTCAGCCTGGTCGGCTGGAGCCTCGGCGGTTCGATGTCCCGCCAGCTCAGCGAACGCGTGCCGGACAAGATCCGCCAGGTGGTGACCCTCGGCTCGCCGCTGCGCGGCCGGGCGCAATCGACGACCGTATGGCGCGTCTACGAAGCCGCGACGGGCGAACGGGTCAGCAGCGACAAGGTGCGCGAGCAGATGGCCGAAATCGCGGCGCCGCCGACGGTGCCGACGACGGCCGTCTACACCAGGGCCGACGGCGTGGTGCCGTGGCAGAACTGCCAGGTCACCGAAAGCCACCATTCGGAAAATGTCGAAGTCTATGGCAGCCATTGCGGCCTCGGCGTCAACGGCACGGTGCTGTACCTGGTCGCCAACCGGCTGGCCCAGTCCGAAGGCGAATGGTCGCCGTTCGAGGCGAGCGGGATTCAGTCGGCGATCTTTCCCTCGCGGAGCTAG